In Triplophysa dalaica isolate WHDGS20190420 chromosome 19, ASM1584641v1, whole genome shotgun sequence, the sequence ATGCATTCTTAGAGACGATTTTGTCTTTGGTGAATAGGCCATTAGGACGCAGAGCAGCAAGCCACTAGTCCATTATTATAAAAGACTTCTGTGATTTGAGCTTCACTAAATCATGTTAAAAAACATCTTGGAAGACTTAAGAAGCAGAAAGGTATTTGTTTTGTCTATCATGGCTGATTATAGCTCTGGGCcttttaaatgatatatgtGGGTTTTTACCGTAGCGTACAGCTGTTTTTACAGGTACCAGATACCTTTGGGgcatcatttttattctttaaagaaggattttccattttttttcctttagtATACAGTCTCCTGCCTACTCAGCATTAGGCTGGCAACACTACATTGGGGGAAATGGATTACCGTGTCTAGCGTGGAAGTAGAGAGAGTTTTAGCGTAAGTGGAAACTGCGGCAGAGTTATTCAGTGCGTGTTGACCCTTGACCTACGGCACAGGCCTGCAGCAGCAGTACAGAGAGTGTCAGGAGCTGCTGGGACTCTATCAACAGCACCTCTCCCAACAGCAAGAGAAACTCAACAGGTCTATCACCCTGCTCAATCAGTCCTGCTCCCACAGCACGGTGAGTACAAAGACAGCTAGTttgtgtgtgggagagagagagagagcgagagagagagaggtcaaaAGTGGCTCCGAGTGAAAGTGTGTGCTGAATTTCTTTCCTTACTTTCTTTTAATATTGGAATATCTGCCAATTTTTCATTGAGCACCATAACCACACTAAGTCTCAGTGAGTGTTGTTAATAATTAAAGcgtattgtatattttatgcatttggcaggcacTTTTATACAAGGCAACTTACagtgtattcatttttataagttCATGCGTTCCCTTGGAATGGAACCTATGACCTTGACATTTCTAGTTTGCTCTACTTCTTGAGCTGCAGGAatgtatataatacatatttatagtGTACCGATTTGCAGAAGTacaccttttttaaaataaattagtttTCAAGTTTTCTAATTTACTAGTCACATAAGTCGATCTACAGGTACTGAAgataattttctgtttttctgaatttactatttataggtatgtgtttaggtaaaaataattttctaacAATCTTTCAcacaaattccaaataaaaatattgtttctatttgcatttattgatGAAAACTGGAGAATCGGCTCAAATAATAGAAattatttttcagacctcaaatactgcaaaaaaaaaacaagttcatattcacttttaggcaatacaacagtaatgaTTGTACATGTATTTGGGAAAAGTTCCAAAAACAAAACCTTGGTTTTTATCATAGTTTTTATGTGACTAGTAATTTTGTCAATAGTGAGGTTTGATTggattgaaattcaacagacaccgGACTGgccacaacacatctagaaatgctgattaaatgaaaaaatggaaTGGTCTCTCATTTTTTCCGGCACTGTATAAGTCCCGTGTATTAAAGTGGTTAACAGTTGTCCACCAGACATCTAACTGATTCCACAGGAGGAATTCTTGCATTCAAAAACAAGAGTGCAAAGCTCAACAGAATAATTTCAAAACATCACCTTGACGCAAATGTTCACAGACAcactatttagaaaaaaatagcTCGGACTGAATGCAAGCCACATCCTGTGTGAATGCCCCCTTAGAAACACATGGATGATAAGTGCTGCTTTCAGTGGGATAACTGACAGGTCTACAGCAAATAAATAGGCtagattttcatgtttttttattgcaccAAACTATCAAAGTCTTCATAAAAGACAGATCTGTGGATTATGCATAATAATTGCACCATTGCTCACAGCAGCCAATTTGAAGTCAGACAGTAATTGTCTTGAAATTTGTTGAAGGTTGTGAATTTGTTAGTGAAGCCGTGTTTTGATGGCGGGTGCTTTGATGGGGATGAATTTAGAGACAAGACGTCTTGAAGAAGGTTTAAGTGCGCTGACACTCATTGCATCCATAACTGTTAACCTGTCACCAAGCTCAAATCATCCGTTTTAAAGGACCGGTGCTAAAAATATTacagatgaaacaaaattagaacaaaTGTAGATAAGGTCGTCAACCTTGCTAGTCCATTGTTGGATGATTGGTTGGCCGTTCTGACTCGTCCTATATAACATTATATGTCACAGATCAGCAGCTATTGAAAAACTTTTATTGTTCTAGTTCAAACAAAGACATAGATTATGCACCCTGTTCACCTTTATACTCAAGGTTCTATAAGGTAAATGAGCTTGTCCTCTCTGGAACCTTGGCTTTGAGTAATGTATGTTTACATGCTCCACGACCTCCTCTTGAATTAGTCAGTGGCCCACTTCTGTCCCCTCAGAGGCGAACGATTCTCCTTTGTCCTGAATGTTTATCTTATCAGTGATTGACCTTGAGCTGGTGCATCCTCTCGGAGAGACTTCCCGTGCTGGCGGCCACCTTTGCGGCACATTATTTAAAGGTCAAAGTTGACATGTAGACAAGCTCTCTCTACCTTTCCGCCATCCCGCAGGTTCCGAGCAGCGAGGCGGGGCCCAGGAGACCTTGGTGTGGGGGACGGAGAGGGACCACTTTAGATGGCTCGTACTTGGACTTACCTTCTTCAGGAAATGATAGAGGCGGTTCAACAGAAGGTGCTCGCTCATCCTCATCTGAAACTTTTAATAGACCCACCTGCAGCGCTGAGCAGAACTGTGAAGTCCACCCCAGATGCACCCATCATGAACATTCAGATGTTGGAGGCAGATTCTCCGACAGGAGGCCTTTAATTTTTGATGGCTCGAGGCGGTGTGGTGATCCTGAACCCAGGTTCTCTCATCAGCACCAACGCGCGGAGAACGGCAGCTTGAGCGGGGCGATCATTCTCGATAGAGCGACCCCGTCACATCAGGAGAATTGGGAGGAAAAACGTCATGGTCtgcttctgcagaagaaacagctggaggtggagagagagagaattcaaGCTAGGCTAGCTCTGCAGGAAGAGAAACTTTTACTACAGAACCAACAGCTCAGACAGTCGTACCTTCACTACAGCAGGTACGACACAtcataaaaaaagttacaaTAGTAGATGTTTCTttgtaattaattattttaatgaatgtgtcTTACTTTGTATGCTCTTTTAAAGGCTTCAGCAAGCAACAGATTCAGAGAAACTTCAAAACGGTACCAGCGATATCAATGAAGGTCCACAGTCGAATTTTAAAGTGGACAGAGGAGAACACAGGTAGAGCTTAGTTTCAAAACTGAATGTATATGGAATGACTGAAACAACACACTTTTAAACaattgaatgttttaaaatatagagCTATTTCTTGCTTTTTTCTGTTGTTCAGCAGTCAAAAGGGAGAAGGCGAGTCACGGACTCTGCAGGGAAGTGTTCCACAGCCTTTAAGTAACAACCGGTCACAAGAGCTCGCCGAGAATATAAAGCAACCTGCACACAAGCCCTCTCATGGTATGTTGGGAATTGTgatgtgtatttaaatgtattaaaaatacattctgaaaccttgtatctctgTATTTCGTGATTTTTGCCAAATGATTATTGTTAGTCATCTTTTATGTTTGTGACAATATAATAGTAAAcaattctttacatttacatttaatcatttagcagacggttttatccaaagcgacttacatagagataagggagcaataaagcgatattTCATACAGGAGCagtaatacaataggtgctaataccaaGTTACTATTTTTGTACCAGAACAATACCTTTTTT encodes:
- the kiaa1328 gene encoding protein hinderin isoform X3; its protein translation is MVRVAGMNRSTALKFGSANNTEGKIKRTSGSVDKSGKKPGSRLPLQNSETALGNASVQRSFFNEDKSKSFTFAQEPALAPLLTSVQVLSNIAQTTSKPSLKDLCPEDKRRIANLVQELARVSEEKEDYVQKLKYEQETFEKQIHQLEQQNQLIIQERESLQQQYRECQELLGLYQQHLSQQQEKLNRSITLLNQSCSHSTVPSSEAGPRRPWCGGRRGTTLDGSYLDLPSSGNDRGGSTEGARSSSSETFNRPTCSAEQNCEVHPRCTHHEHSDVGGRFSDRRPLIFDGSRRCGDPEPRFSHQHQRAENGSLSGAIILDRATPSHQENWEEKRHGLLLQKKQLEVERERIQARLALQEEKLLLQNQQLRQSYLHYSRLQQATDSEKLQNGTSDINEGPQSNFKVDRGEHSSQKGEGESRTLQGSVPQPLSNNRSQELAENIKQPAHKPSHEMSISRKDMATSPVVPECVRTSALPTIPALDLPSTPQVSRLDDSLMELLDIFSPESNQERYRINPSSQKSFITPSLIQRSLLSPFGSSRPSLLDPEESQILEDIFFIC
- the kiaa1328 gene encoding protein hinderin isoform X2, which produces MAAGAECVNADGIYWIRDNEEQSMVRVAGMNRSTALKFGSANNTEGKIKRTSGSVDKSGKKPGSRLPLQNSETALGNASVQRSFFNEDKSKSFTFAQEPALAPLLTSVQVLSNIAQTTSKPSLKDLCPEDKRRIANLVQELARVSEEKEDYVQKLKYEQETFEKQIHQLEQQNQLIIQERESLQQQYRECQELLGLYQQHLSQQQEKLNRSITLLNQSCSHSTVPSSEAGPRRPWCGGRRGTTLDGSYLDLPSSGNDRGGSTEGARSSSSETFNRPTCSAEQNCEVHPRCTHHEHSDVGGRFSDRRPLIFDGSRRCGDPEPRFSHQHQRAENGSLSGAIILDRATPSHQENWEEKRHGLLLQKKQLEVERERIQARLALQEEKLLLQNQQLRQSYLHYSRLQQATDSEKLQNGTSDINEGPQSNFKVDRGEHSSQKGEGESRTLQGSVPQPLSNNRSQELAENIKQPAHKPSHEMSISRKDMATSPVVPECVRTSALPTIPALDLPSTPQVSRLDDSLMELLDIFSPESNQERYRINPSSQKSFITPSLIQRSLLSPFGSSRPSLLDPEESQILEDIFFIC
- the kiaa1328 gene encoding protein hinderin isoform X1 — translated: MAAGAECVNADGIYWIRDKSDEEQSMVRVAGMNRSTALKFGSANNTEGKIKRTSGSVDKSGKKPGSRLPLQNSETALGNASVQRSFFNEDKSKSFTFAQEPALAPLLTSVQVLSNIAQTTSKPSLKDLCPEDKRRIANLVQELARVSEEKEDYVQKLKYEQETFEKQIHQLEQQNQLIIQERESLQQQYRECQELLGLYQQHLSQQQEKLNRSITLLNQSCSHSTVPSSEAGPRRPWCGGRRGTTLDGSYLDLPSSGNDRGGSTEGARSSSSETFNRPTCSAEQNCEVHPRCTHHEHSDVGGRFSDRRPLIFDGSRRCGDPEPRFSHQHQRAENGSLSGAIILDRATPSHQENWEEKRHGLLLQKKQLEVERERIQARLALQEEKLLLQNQQLRQSYLHYSRLQQATDSEKLQNGTSDINEGPQSNFKVDRGEHSSQKGEGESRTLQGSVPQPLSNNRSQELAENIKQPAHKPSHEMSISRKDMATSPVVPECVRTSALPTIPALDLPSTPQVSRLDDSLMELLDIFSPESNQERYRINPSSQKSFITPSLIQRSLLSPFGSSRPSLLDPEESQILEDIFFIC